In Isoptericola jiangsuensis, the following proteins share a genomic window:
- the rsfS gene encoding ribosome silencing factor, translating to MTATERAVELAVVAARAASDRKAQEIIALDVSEQLVLTDVFLIASATNERQVVAVVDAVEEAMHKAGSKLLRREGKAEARWVLLDFGDVVVHVQHAEDRVYYALERLWKDCPALDLPEDARGGDGEAARAEFGAPADDGAIRLDRDL from the coding sequence ATGACCGCGACAGAACGCGCCGTCGAGCTGGCAGTGGTGGCGGCCCGTGCCGCCTCCGACCGCAAGGCGCAGGAGATCATCGCGCTCGACGTGAGCGAGCAGCTGGTGCTCACCGACGTGTTCCTCATCGCCTCGGCGACCAACGAGCGGCAGGTCGTCGCGGTGGTGGACGCCGTCGAGGAGGCCATGCACAAGGCGGGGTCGAAGCTGCTGCGCCGCGAGGGCAAGGCGGAGGCCCGCTGGGTGCTGCTCGACTTCGGTGACGTCGTCGTGCACGTCCAGCACGCGGAGGACCGCGTGTACTACGCCCTCGAGCGGCTCTGGAAGGACTGCCCGGCCCTCGACCTGCCCGAGGACGCCCGGGGCGGCGACGGGGAGGCGGCGCGCGCCGAGTTCGGGGCGCCGGCCGACGACGGGGCCATCCGCCTCGACCGGGACCTGTGA
- a CDS encoding aspartate aminotransferase family protein yields the protein MEAFEKWESEIRGYSRTFPTVFASASGARQVDEQGRSFLDFFAGAGVLNFGHNDPRMKRAMIEFLEADGVAHSLDMATTTKRDFLEKFAATVLEPRGMDVRMQFMGPTGTNAVEAALKLARKVTGRPDVVAFTHGFHGMTLGSLALTGNEYFRHAAGVPLENVLRLPFETAPGGGADSLDHLRTLLADPSSGLAAPAAFVVEVVQAEGGVNVASAGWLRAVQDLAHDLGALFVIDEIQVGCGRTGSYFSFDGMDLDPDIVCLAKGIGGYGTPLAMNLVKPEHDAHWSPGEHTGTFRGQGLSFVAGRVALTYFDDDALMSRVRRRGEVMAAALRDVAADAGAGHEVRGRGMIQGLDVGDGARAKAVAADCFEHGLLIGPCGTGGRVLKLVPPLTIDDDDLAEGLDVLAGAVRRAA from the coding sequence ATGGAGGCGTTCGAGAAGTGGGAGTCCGAGATCCGCGGCTACAGCCGCACCTTTCCGACGGTGTTCGCCAGCGCGTCGGGGGCGCGCCAGGTGGACGAGCAGGGCCGAAGTTTCCTCGACTTCTTCGCCGGCGCGGGGGTGCTGAACTTCGGGCACAACGACCCGCGGATGAAGCGGGCCATGATCGAGTTCCTCGAGGCCGACGGCGTCGCGCACAGCCTGGACATGGCCACCACGACCAAGCGTGACTTCCTGGAGAAGTTCGCCGCGACCGTCCTGGAGCCGCGCGGGATGGACGTGCGGATGCAGTTCATGGGCCCCACGGGCACCAACGCGGTGGAGGCCGCCCTCAAGCTCGCGCGCAAGGTCACGGGGCGGCCCGACGTCGTCGCGTTCACGCACGGCTTCCACGGCATGACGCTCGGTTCGCTGGCCCTCACGGGCAACGAGTACTTCCGGCACGCGGCCGGTGTGCCGCTGGAGAACGTGCTGCGGCTCCCGTTCGAGACCGCGCCCGGCGGCGGGGCGGACTCCCTGGACCACCTGCGGACTCTGCTGGCGGACCCGTCGAGCGGGCTGGCGGCGCCGGCGGCGTTCGTCGTGGAGGTGGTGCAGGCCGAGGGCGGGGTCAACGTGGCGAGCGCGGGCTGGCTGCGCGCGGTGCAGGATCTCGCGCACGACCTCGGCGCCCTGTTCGTGATCGACGAGATCCAGGTGGGCTGCGGGCGCACCGGGTCCTACTTCAGCTTCGACGGCATGGACCTGGACCCCGACATCGTGTGCCTGGCCAAGGGGATCGGGGGCTACGGCACCCCGCTCGCGATGAACCTCGTCAAGCCCGAGCACGACGCCCACTGGTCGCCCGGCGAGCACACGGGCACGTTCCGCGGCCAGGGGCTGAGCTTCGTGGCCGGGCGCGTGGCGCTGACCTACTTCGACGACGACGCCCTGATGTCCCGGGTGCGCCGGCGCGGCGAGGTGATGGCCGCGGCGCTGCGGGACGTCGCCGCGGACGCCGGCGCCGGGCACGAGGTGCGCGGGCGCGGCATGATCCAGGGCCTCGACGTGGGTGACGGCGCACGGGCGAAGGCCGTCGCCGCGGACTGCTTCGAGCACGGGCTGCTGATCGGCCCGTGCGGCACGGGCGGGCGGGTGCTCAAGCTCGTGCCGCCGCTGACCATCGACGACGACGACCTGGCCGAAGGCCTGGACGTCCTCGCCGGCGCGGTACGACGCGCCGCCTGA
- the proB gene encoding glutamate 5-kinase, translating into MNTSPRSALPAAHRVVVKIGSSSLTRPDGHLDVVALRALVDVLAERRRAGGEVVLVTSGAVAAGIGPAGLVSRPRDLATMQACAMLGQGQLVARYTEAFAEHGIGVGQALLTAEDTVRRARYRNAQRSLDKLLALGVVPVVNENDAVTVDELRFGDNDRLAALVSHLVRADAMVLLTDVDGLHDAPPSRPGARRIPLVTDLADVAGVEVTGRGSSVGTGGMVTKLESVRIAASAGVPVVLTAAGNVRAALAGEDVGTFFAAEAKKETTRRLWIAHAARTAGRLHLDAGAAHAVLGGRASLLPAGITRVEGAFDAGDPVELVAPDGGVVARGLVAYDAAELPGLLGRSTFELRDDLGEGYDREVVHRDDLVLDGRTGLSSSASAS; encoded by the coding sequence GTGAACACCTCGCCCCGCTCCGCCCTGCCCGCCGCGCACCGCGTCGTCGTCAAGATCGGCTCGTCGTCGCTGACGCGACCGGACGGGCACCTGGACGTCGTGGCGCTGCGCGCGCTGGTGGACGTCCTGGCCGAGCGACGCCGGGCGGGCGGCGAGGTCGTGCTCGTGACGTCCGGAGCGGTCGCCGCCGGCATCGGCCCGGCCGGGCTCGTGTCGCGCCCCCGGGACCTGGCGACGATGCAGGCGTGCGCGATGCTCGGGCAGGGCCAGCTCGTGGCCCGGTACACCGAGGCGTTCGCGGAGCACGGGATCGGTGTCGGCCAGGCGCTGCTCACCGCCGAGGACACCGTCCGGCGGGCGCGCTACCGCAACGCGCAGCGGTCGCTCGACAAGCTCCTGGCGCTCGGCGTGGTGCCCGTCGTCAACGAGAACGACGCGGTGACGGTCGACGAGCTCCGGTTCGGGGACAACGACCGGCTCGCCGCGCTCGTCTCGCACCTGGTGCGCGCCGACGCGATGGTGCTCCTCACCGACGTCGACGGGCTCCACGACGCGCCCCCCAGCCGTCCCGGCGCACGCCGGATCCCGCTCGTCACCGACCTCGCGGACGTCGCGGGCGTCGAGGTGACGGGCCGCGGCAGCTCGGTGGGTACCGGCGGCATGGTCACCAAGCTGGAGTCGGTGCGCATCGCGGCCTCCGCGGGCGTCCCGGTCGTGCTGACCGCCGCCGGGAACGTGCGGGCCGCGCTGGCCGGCGAGGACGTCGGCACGTTCTTCGCCGCCGAGGCCAAGAAGGAGACGACGCGGCGGCTGTGGATCGCGCACGCCGCCCGCACCGCGGGGCGCCTGCACCTCGACGCGGGGGCGGCGCACGCCGTCCTCGGCGGCCGGGCGTCGCTGCTGCCCGCCGGGATCACCCGCGTCGAGGGCGCGTTCGACGCCGGCGACCCCGTCGAGCTGGTCGCGCCCGACGGCGGCGTCGTCGCCCGCGGGCTGGTCGCCTACGACGCGGCCGAGCTCCCCGGCCTGCTGGGACGGTCCACGTTCGAGCTGCGCGACGACCTGGGGGAGGGCTACGACCGTGAGGTCGTGCACCGCGACGACCTGGTGCTCGACGGACGGACGGGCCTGTCCTCGTCGGCGTCCGCGTCGTAG
- the doeA gene encoding ectoine hydrolase — MRQRDDMTFPFPEYERRLAELRGRMADRLLDAVVITDPENLMYLTDYQTTGYSFFQALVVPLDDEPFMITRAMEESNVHARTWVELTRPYPDTGDAIQGLVHSLREFGLHTKDIGYERNSYYFPAYHQDYVHTALTEGRLVDCFGIVEEGRVCKSEHEIAIMRRAARATEVGMRAGIEACAAGVTENDVAAEISAAMFRAGGEFPAVMPYVTSGPRTMIGHATWEGRVVQPGEHVFLEVGGCFRRYHTAMMRTVVLDELSPSMAVAQDRMKLALREVKAAIRPGLTVSDADNIVRSIITDNGVGARLITRSGYSIGIAFPPSWDEGYIASLNQGNPAILREGMTFHLIPWMWGVDGDKTVGISDTVHVTARGCESFFTLDEDFTCKPEHAAASAPVADPVPLRPEIA; from the coding sequence GTGCGCCAGCGCGACGACATGACCTTCCCGTTCCCCGAGTACGAGCGCCGCCTCGCCGAGCTGCGCGGCCGCATGGCCGACCGGCTGCTCGACGCCGTGGTCATCACCGACCCGGAGAACCTCATGTACCTCACCGACTACCAGACGACCGGCTACTCGTTCTTCCAGGCGCTGGTGGTGCCGCTGGACGACGAGCCGTTCATGATCACCCGTGCGATGGAGGAGTCGAACGTCCACGCCCGCACCTGGGTGGAGCTGACCCGGCCCTACCCGGACACCGGCGACGCGATCCAGGGGCTGGTGCACTCGCTGCGCGAGTTCGGGCTGCACACGAAGGACATCGGGTACGAGCGCAACAGCTACTACTTCCCGGCCTACCACCAGGACTACGTCCACACGGCGCTCACGGAGGGCCGGCTCGTCGACTGCTTCGGCATCGTCGAGGAGGGGCGGGTCTGCAAGTCGGAGCACGAGATCGCGATCATGCGCAGGGCGGCCCGTGCCACCGAGGTGGGGATGCGGGCGGGCATCGAGGCGTGCGCGGCGGGCGTCACGGAGAACGACGTGGCCGCCGAGATCAGCGCGGCGATGTTCCGCGCGGGCGGCGAGTTCCCGGCGGTCATGCCGTACGTGACCTCGGGGCCCCGCACGATGATCGGGCACGCCACCTGGGAGGGGCGGGTCGTGCAGCCGGGCGAGCACGTGTTCCTCGAGGTGGGTGGCTGCTTCCGGCGGTACCACACCGCCATGATGCGCACCGTCGTGCTGGACGAGCTCTCGCCGTCGATGGCGGTCGCGCAGGACCGGATGAAGCTCGCCCTGCGGGAGGTCAAGGCCGCCATCCGGCCGGGCCTGACCGTGTCGGACGCCGACAACATCGTGCGCAGCATCATCACCGACAACGGGGTGGGTGCCCGGCTGATCACCCGGTCGGGGTACTCCATCGGCATCGCGTTCCCGCCGAGCTGGGACGAGGGCTACATCGCCAGCCTCAACCAGGGGAACCCGGCGATCCTGCGCGAGGGCATGACGTTCCACCTCATCCCGTGGATGTGGGGCGTCGACGGCGACAAGACCGTCGGCATCTCCGACACCGTCCACGTGACGGCCCGGGGCTGCGAGTCGTTCTTCACCCTGGACGAGGACTTCACGTGCAAGCCCGAGCACGCCGCGGCGTCGGCACCCGTGGCGGACCCCGTGCCGTTGCGCCCCGAGATCGCCTGA
- a CDS encoding cupin domain-containing protein, producing the protein MGPVHVPPGEGRTYRMIDGDHVAKAVVEGDGGAFEVFEVISPPAPPAPPHVSPWGGALYLLQGRVTAVVDGTSFDVEPGALVMFPAGKPCTFEVVGETARFLAVTTGDRAGRFFADLAGAVPADRPVEESLAAIDAVTRRHGVAMAGD; encoded by the coding sequence ATGGGACCCGTCCACGTCCCGCCCGGAGAGGGCCGGACCTACCGCATGATCGACGGCGACCACGTCGCCAAGGCCGTCGTCGAGGGCGACGGCGGCGCGTTCGAAGTCTTCGAGGTGATCTCGCCGCCCGCCCCGCCCGCACCACCGCACGTGTCGCCGTGGGGCGGCGCGCTGTATCTCCTGCAGGGCCGGGTGACCGCCGTCGTCGACGGCACCTCCTTCGACGTGGAGCCCGGCGCGCTCGTCATGTTCCCCGCCGGGAAGCCGTGCACGTTCGAGGTCGTCGGGGAGACGGCGCGCTTCCTCGCGGTCACGACCGGGGACCGCGCCGGGCGGTTCTTCGCCGACCTCGCGGGTGCCGTGCCCGCCGACCGGCCGGTCGAGGAGTCGCTGGCCGCGATCGACGCGGTGACCCGGCGGCACGGGGTCGCGATGGCGGGCGACTGA
- a CDS encoding glutamate-5-semialdehyde dehydrogenase encodes MTTTTSASLPATTHDGGRPGPEPEVESAVRDVARRSQVASRALVTATRATKDAALHAVADALVAAADEIVAANGEDVERGRAAGMSDGLLDRLVLTGARVADIADALRALAALPDPVGEVVRGQTLPNGLRVRQLRVPMGVVGMIYEARPNVTVDAAGLALKSGNAVILRGGSAAASSNTVIVEVMRRALEAQGLPADLVQSIDAYGRAGGVALMRARGLVDLLVPRGGADLIRTVVEQSTVPVIETGTGNVHVYVDATADVATAVEIVMNAKTQRVGVCNAAETLLVHRDVADAFLPAALAALGGAGVALHGDARATALAPESVEVTPATDDDWATEYLALELAVRVVDSLDEAVAHIRTWSSGHTEAIVTRDLRSADRFVAEVDSAAVMVNASTRFTDGGQLGLGAEIGISTQKLHARGPMGLAELTTTKWVVHGDGHVRP; translated from the coding sequence ATGACCACCACGACGTCCGCCTCACTGCCCGCCACGACGCACGACGGTGGACGACCGGGGCCGGAGCCCGAGGTGGAGTCCGCAGTGCGCGACGTCGCGCGGCGGTCCCAGGTCGCCTCCCGCGCCCTCGTCACGGCCACCCGGGCGACGAAGGACGCGGCGCTGCACGCCGTGGCGGACGCGCTGGTCGCCGCCGCCGACGAGATCGTCGCCGCGAACGGCGAGGACGTGGAGCGCGGCCGCGCCGCCGGCATGAGCGACGGCCTGCTGGACCGGCTCGTGCTGACCGGGGCGCGGGTCGCGGACATCGCCGACGCGCTGCGGGCCCTGGCCGCGCTGCCCGACCCCGTGGGCGAGGTGGTGCGCGGCCAGACGCTGCCGAACGGCCTGCGGGTGCGCCAGCTGCGCGTGCCGATGGGCGTGGTCGGGATGATCTACGAGGCCCGGCCGAACGTCACGGTCGACGCCGCAGGGCTCGCCCTGAAGTCCGGCAACGCCGTGATTCTGCGTGGTGGCAGCGCCGCCGCGTCGTCGAACACGGTGATCGTCGAGGTGATGCGCCGTGCGCTGGAGGCCCAGGGCCTGCCGGCCGACCTCGTGCAGTCCATCGACGCGTACGGCCGCGCGGGGGGCGTGGCGCTCATGCGTGCCCGCGGTCTGGTCGACCTGCTCGTGCCGCGCGGCGGGGCGGACCTCATCCGCACCGTCGTCGAGCAGTCCACGGTGCCCGTCATCGAGACCGGCACGGGCAACGTCCACGTCTACGTCGACGCCACCGCCGACGTCGCGACCGCCGTCGAGATCGTCATGAACGCCAAGACGCAGCGCGTGGGCGTGTGCAACGCCGCCGAGACGCTCCTCGTCCACCGCGACGTCGCCGACGCCTTCCTGCCGGCGGCGCTCGCCGCCCTCGGCGGTGCCGGCGTCGCGCTGCACGGCGACGCGCGGGCGACCGCGCTCGCGCCCGAGTCGGTCGAGGTGACGCCCGCGACCGACGACGACTGGGCGACGGAGTACCTGGCGCTCGAGCTCGCGGTGCGCGTCGTGGACTCCCTGGACGAGGCCGTGGCGCACATCCGCACCTGGAGCTCGGGCCACACCGAGGCGATCGTGACCCGCGACCTGCGCTCCGCGGACCGGTTCGTCGCCGAGGTGGACTCCGCGGCCGTCATGGTCAACGCCTCGACGCGGTTCACCGACGGCGGCCAGCTCGGGCTCGGCGCGGAGATCGGGATCTCCACCCAGAAGCTGCACGCCCGGGGGCCGATGGGCCTCGCCGAGCTGACCACGACCAAGTGGGTCGTGCACGGCGACGGGCACGTGCGGCCCTGA
- a CDS encoding aldehyde dehydrogenase family protein: protein MLIATDPTTGAVVREVPPAGPERVEEVLAAAEAARSSWWERGYAGRAVVLRAVAARLHERTEELAALMTQEMGKPVTEGRAEVAKAAWCFEHYAEHGEAYLAPETIASDATRSYVQHLPLGTVLGVLPWNAPLWLWSRFAAPALMAGNTCVMKHDPHVPGCAAAIGDLVADVLAEHEAPAGVFADLPLETGDVAAVIRDPRVDAVSFTGSARGGAAVAAVAAGEIKPTVLELGGSDPCLVLADADLDAAADTIALSRTINAGQSCIAAKRVLVEDAVHDELVERLRTRLGGLTVGDPADDRTQVGPLARDDLRRALHRQVTETVDAGARLLLGGELPDGPGWFYPVTLLTEVTGDMTACREETFGPVLVVQRAADAADAVALANRTPYGLAASVWTAPERGEALAARIVAGQVAVNGIVKTDPRLPSGGVRRSGYGRELGPHGIREFVNVQQVWVGPRQD, encoded by the coding sequence ATGCTGATCGCGACCGACCCGACGACGGGCGCCGTCGTCCGCGAGGTGCCACCCGCCGGCCCCGAGCGGGTCGAGGAGGTGCTGGCCGCCGCGGAGGCCGCACGGTCGTCCTGGTGGGAGCGAGGGTACGCGGGGCGCGCCGTCGTGCTGCGGGCCGTGGCCGCGCGGCTGCACGAGCGCACCGAGGAGCTCGCCGCGCTCATGACGCAGGAGATGGGCAAGCCCGTCACCGAGGGGCGGGCCGAGGTCGCCAAGGCCGCCTGGTGCTTCGAGCACTACGCGGAGCACGGCGAGGCCTACCTCGCCCCCGAGACCATCGCGTCGGACGCGACCCGCAGCTACGTGCAGCACCTGCCGCTCGGCACCGTCCTCGGCGTCCTGCCCTGGAACGCGCCGCTGTGGCTCTGGTCCCGGTTCGCCGCCCCCGCGCTCATGGCCGGCAACACCTGCGTCATGAAGCACGACCCGCACGTGCCGGGCTGCGCGGCCGCCATCGGCGACCTGGTCGCCGACGTCCTGGCCGAGCACGAGGCGCCCGCCGGGGTGTTCGCCGACCTGCCGCTGGAGACGGGGGACGTCGCCGCCGTCATCCGGGACCCGCGCGTGGACGCCGTGTCGTTCACCGGGTCCGCCCGGGGCGGGGCCGCGGTCGCCGCGGTCGCGGCCGGCGAGATCAAGCCCACCGTGCTGGAGCTCGGCGGGTCCGACCCGTGCCTCGTCCTCGCCGACGCCGACCTCGACGCCGCCGCGGACACGATCGCGCTGTCCCGCACCATCAACGCCGGGCAGTCCTGCATCGCGGCCAAGCGGGTGCTCGTGGAGGACGCCGTCCACGACGAGCTCGTCGAGCGGCTGCGCACCCGCCTGGGCGGGCTCACCGTCGGCGACCCCGCCGACGACCGCACCCAGGTCGGCCCGCTCGCCCGCGACGACCTGCGGCGCGCGCTCCACCGCCAGGTCACCGAGACCGTCGACGCGGGGGCGCGCCTGCTGCTCGGCGGGGAGCTGCCCGACGGGCCGGGCTGGTTCTACCCGGTGACGCTCCTGACGGAGGTCACCGGCGACATGACGGCGTGCCGCGAGGAGACCTTCGGCCCCGTCCTCGTCGTGCAGCGCGCGGCCGACGCCGCCGACGCCGTCGCCCTGGCGAACCGCACCCCGTACGGGCTCGCCGCGAGCGTGTGGACGGCCCCCGAGCGGGGCGAGGCGCTCGCGGCGCGGATCGTCGCCGGGCAGGTGGCCGTGAACGGCATCGTCAAGACGGACCCGCGGCTCCCCAGCGGGGGCGTGCGCCGGTCCGGGTACGGGCGCGAGCTCGGCCCGCACGGCATCCGCGAGTTCGTCAACGTCCAGCAGGTGTGGGTCGGGCCCCGCCAGGACTGA
- a CDS encoding MFS transporter: MVLGAFAPTLVLEIGIGAMLPVVAATATSRGASLTVAGLVAALLGVGKILFDLPAGALAQRWGDRTAMLVAGVVAAGAFTTIALTDALAGLAAGVLALGAANAVFNLARQSYLTAVTPPLRRARVLSTLAGVHRIGLFVGPFAGAAVIAATSVRGAFWLGTGAAATAVVILLLVGSDRDPTTSAPTAAVPRASVRQVAREHRHLFATLGLAIGLVSAVRGARQTVLPLWGEHLGLDAEVTSLLFGLSGALDMLLFYPAGKVMDRWGRLWVAVPSMLVMTVGLAILPFAHTVAGVAVAAAVLGVGNGMGSGIVMTLGADVAPPDVRPTFLSVWRLFQDTGDALGPLVLAGGAALGSLAAGVWATAALGAGSAAALGRWVPRWSPLADLRRRPRR; the protein is encoded by the coding sequence GTGGTGCTGGGCGCGTTCGCGCCGACGCTGGTGCTGGAGATCGGCATCGGCGCCATGCTCCCGGTCGTCGCGGCCACGGCCACGTCGCGGGGCGCGTCCCTCACCGTGGCGGGGCTGGTCGCCGCGCTGCTGGGCGTCGGCAAGATCCTCTTCGACCTGCCCGCGGGCGCCCTGGCGCAACGGTGGGGCGACCGGACGGCGATGCTGGTCGCGGGCGTGGTCGCGGCCGGGGCGTTCACGACGATCGCGCTCACCGACGCGCTGGCGGGTCTGGCGGCGGGCGTCCTGGCGCTGGGCGCCGCGAACGCCGTGTTCAACCTGGCGCGGCAGTCGTACCTCACGGCGGTCACGCCGCCGCTGCGGCGGGCGCGGGTGCTGTCCACGCTGGCCGGCGTCCACCGGATCGGGCTGTTCGTCGGCCCGTTCGCCGGGGCGGCCGTCATCGCCGCGACGTCCGTCCGGGGTGCGTTCTGGCTCGGCACCGGCGCGGCGGCCACCGCCGTGGTGATCCTGCTGCTGGTGGGTTCGGACCGCGACCCCACGACGTCCGCGCCGACGGCGGCGGTCCCGCGGGCGTCGGTCCGGCAGGTCGCGCGCGAGCACCGGCACCTGTTCGCCACGCTGGGCCTGGCGATCGGGCTGGTCAGCGCCGTGCGCGGCGCCCGCCAGACCGTCCTGCCGCTGTGGGGCGAGCACCTGGGCCTGGACGCCGAGGTGACGTCGCTGCTGTTCGGGCTGTCCGGCGCGCTCGACATGCTCCTCTTCTACCCAGCCGGGAAGGTCATGGACCGGTGGGGGCGCCTGTGGGTGGCGGTGCCGTCGATGCTGGTCATGACCGTGGGCCTGGCGATCCTGCCGTTCGCGCACACGGTGGCGGGGGTCGCCGTGGCCGCGGCCGTGCTCGGCGTGGGCAACGGCATGGGGTCCGGGATCGTCATGACGCTGGGCGCCGACGTCGCCCCGCCGGACGTCCGACCGACGTTCCTGTCGGTGTGGCGGCTCTTCCAGGACACCGGGGACGCGCTCGGACCGCTGGTGCTCGCGGGCGGTGCGGCGCTGGGGTCGCTGGCGGCGGGGGTGTGGGCCACCGCGGCGCTCGGCGCGGGCTCCGCCGCGGCCCTGGGCCGCTGGGTGCCGCGCTGGTCGCCGCTGGCGGACCTGCGGCGACGCCCCCGCCGCTGA
- a CDS encoding histidine phosphatase family protein yields MAARTVVLLRHGRTAYNAALRLQGQIDIPLDEVGRWQAEEGASALLASHRATKVVSSDLVRAADTARAYARQLGVPVELDERLRERSFGDWEGLTGDEIATGWPEQHAQWRRGADPEGVRAEAKAVVAERMAATVREHADTLEGDACLVVVSHGAAISLAITGLLGLDASSWRGIAGMHNVHWSHLHRSAPGAVPDWRLVAHNVGAGYPLDRWQAGPHADLEPEPKSA; encoded by the coding sequence ATGGCTGCTCGCACCGTCGTCCTGCTGAGGCACGGGCGGACGGCCTACAACGCGGCACTGCGCCTGCAGGGCCAGATCGACATCCCCCTCGACGAGGTGGGTCGCTGGCAGGCGGAGGAGGGCGCGTCCGCCCTGCTCGCCTCGCACCGCGCCACGAAGGTGGTCTCGTCCGACCTCGTGCGCGCCGCGGACACCGCGCGCGCCTACGCGCGCCAGCTCGGCGTGCCCGTGGAGCTGGACGAGCGGCTGCGCGAACGGTCGTTCGGCGACTGGGAGGGGCTGACGGGCGACGAGATCGCCACGGGCTGGCCCGAGCAGCACGCGCAGTGGCGTCGCGGGGCCGACCCCGAGGGCGTGCGCGCCGAGGCGAAGGCCGTCGTGGCCGAGCGCATGGCCGCGACCGTCCGGGAGCACGCGGACACCCTGGAGGGTGACGCGTGTCTCGTCGTCGTCTCGCACGGTGCGGCGATCTCCCTGGCGATCACCGGGCTGCTCGGTCTGGACGCGTCGTCGTGGCGCGGGATCGCCGGCATGCACAACGTGCACTGGTCCCACCTGCACCGATCCGCCCCGGGCGCGGTCCCGGACTGGCGGCTCGTCGCCCACAACGTGGGTGCCGGGTACCCCCTGGACCGCTGGCAGGCAGGTCCGCACGCGGATTTGGAACCTGAGCCGAAGTCTGCCTAA
- the nadD gene encoding nicotinate-nucleotide adenylyltransferase has translation MTALGVPVSDQRRPRVGVMGGTFDPVHHGHLVAASEAAALLDLDEVVFVPTGKPSFKQSTRVSPAEHRYLMTVIATASNPRFTVSRVDIDRPGLTYTVDTLRDLRAERPDADLYFITGADAIAQLLSWKDATELWQMAHFVAVTRPGHQLTVDGLPSDGVTMLEVPALSISSTDCRRRAAAGEPVWYLVPDGVVQYIAKHGLYRGLDE, from the coding sequence CTGACCGCCCTCGGCGTCCCGGTGAGCGACCAGCGCCGACCCCGGGTCGGGGTCATGGGCGGGACGTTCGACCCCGTCCATCACGGCCACCTGGTGGCGGCCAGCGAGGCCGCCGCGCTGCTCGACCTGGACGAGGTCGTCTTCGTCCCGACGGGCAAGCCGAGCTTCAAGCAGTCGACGCGCGTGTCGCCGGCCGAGCACCGCTACCTGATGACGGTCATCGCCACGGCGTCGAACCCGCGGTTCACCGTCAGCCGGGTGGACATCGACCGTCCCGGGCTCACCTACACGGTGGACACGTTGCGCGACCTGCGCGCCGAGCGGCCGGACGCCGACCTGTACTTCATCACGGGTGCGGACGCCATCGCCCAGCTCCTCAGCTGGAAGGACGCCACGGAGCTCTGGCAGATGGCGCACTTCGTGGCGGTCACCCGGCCGGGCCACCAGCTCACCGTCGACGGGCTGCCGTCGGACGGTGTCACCATGCTGGAGGTCCCGGCCCTCTCCATCTCCTCCACCGACTGCCGGCGACGCGCGGCGGCCGGTGAGCCGGTCTGGTACCTGGTCCCCGACGGCGTCGTCCAGTACATCGCCAAGCACGGTCTGTATCGAGGTCTTGATGAGTGA